One genomic window of Cryptococcus neoformans var. neoformans JEC21 chromosome 13 sequence includes the following:
- a CDS encoding expressed protein: MDYSQIDPQLRSLDAQSPDNDSVSGTSNTPPRVLARNSACHQCRKRKLKCDAQKPICGNCAKPRARGKSGDEQPHEDCTWDEPKEPSARTKRRRELAKRQAMESGHTDGKESGEKTKRARLNELEGRIAAFEGAMESQHYPTTTNPTPVQTLQEAMPYAQQTESNPYAANGPYDYHRPPFSAGPLSDFTFGPHGHGHDTPNHAIGQNEDGIAREERTWADQAENQALWENRMGRAALREWSRSENVAVESGPSFSPDGYMGMVFPDWPKDLPPPAVIEHAIRVFFEKVPLLPKMLNKTLLLQSLQRPPSNPNFACVSLLHAILAVTANFISETSLSSPAYFPVGTPSNATIHPEHDFEIPANPLTRGGSCSMHFQSSNFRTAMSPMARFQLWHRRKAFETFYHYVDKGNKFLQSLQAQIIATTVDQYNAWWTDIWLESGSCMRIATPMRINESPHCDETSLRRYASLLLPPAQTAYEQAERDRTWWMTFILERSVTAATTWPSSMVNEDITVELPCLQSSFDSASGVLGGSQSFQSPDLLTNHPPEHRDGLSFLIKSLKLLGDVNCFFRRYSRGRHSIAGYVSNPTFRLLLSQINAFRMSFPPEFRRPTQSLPGLGGAKVLDRDLINALWITHSAIMGLGEPLITRDSWMDEGARVTLSAIRATLSLLYDVTSTSYDLSLFSPHCTFVWSLSCRGLVRFMGTALQSGDMVSASVFRSEIEVFRMALKRYGERFPIGIRHLKVVDDLLKEMEVSQVTGLPLSIEYDCRKTNLGDRPIGVSVTEETVSSQVVTPETSSSVGDLSFSATSASTYPDSTSANGSYTASRQINTSQAPKNVKASSVEGLGMNVAGMPAIAATSPLLMNPSPGEGFDISSFSFDVNNVVGMFEGVEGTFIGAEYGLWTS, from the exons ATGGACTACTCACAGATTGATCCACAGTTGAGGTCACTAGATGCCCAATCCCCCGACAATGACTCGGTGTCGGGAACGAGCAACACTCCTCCGAGAGTTCTTGCGCGGAATTCTGCTTGTCATCAATGCCG TAAACGAAAACTT AAATGTGATGCCCAGAAACCTATCTGTGGTAACTGCGCCAAACCTAGAGCTCGCGGAAAATCCGGAGATGAGCAGCCACATGAAGACTGTACCTGGGATGAGCCCAAAGAACCTAGTGCGAGGACAAAACGAAGGAGGGAACTCGCAAAGAGACAGGCTATGGAAAGCGGCCACACAGATGGGAAGGAATCTGGGGAAAAGACGAAAAGGGCAAGGCTGAATGAGCTTGAAGGACGAATTG CTGCGTTTGAGGGAGCCATGGAATCCCAACACTACCCTACGACAACTAACCCAACCCCTGTTCAGACGTTACAAGAAGCCATGCCCTATGCTCAACAAACAGAGTCTAATCCCTACGCCGCCAACGGTCCGTACGATTACCATCGTCCTCCTTTTTCAGCCGGTCCCTTGAGTGACTTCACTTTTGGACCTCACGGACACGGTCACGACACCCCAAATCATGCTATAGGTCAGAACGAGGATGGGATTGctagagaagagaggacgTGGGCGGATCAGGCAGAGAATCAGGCATTGTGGGAAAATAGAATGGGTCGTGCCGCACTCAGAGAATGGAGCCGCAGCGAAAATGTTGCCGTGGAGTCTGGGCCGTCATTTTCACCGGATGGATATATGGGCATGGTCTTTCCTGA TTGGCCGAAAGACCTGCCTCCACCTGCAGTCATCGAA CATGCTATCAGAGTATTTTTCGAAAAGGTTCCCCTCTTACCCAAGATGTTGAACAAGacactccttctccaatctcTTCAGCGTCCGCCATCCAATCCCAATTTCGCA TGTGTCTCACTCCTCCACGCCATCCTCGCCGTCACAGCCAACTTCATCTCTGAaacttccctttcctcccccGCTTACTTCCCGGTCGGTACCCCATCCAACGCCACCATCCATCCCGAACATGATTTTGAGATTCCAGCCAATCCTTTGACGAGGGGTGGAAGCTGCAGCATGCACTTTCAAAGCTCGAACTTTAGAACGGCTATGTCTCCCATGGCCAGATTTCAACTTTGGCACAGACGAAAGGCCTTTGAAACGTTTTACCATTACGTCGATAAGGGAAACAAGTTCCTTCAATCTCTCCAAG CACAAATCATTGCCACCACAGTTGATCAGTACAATGCATGGTGGACTGATATCTGGCTTGAATCTGGCTCATGTATGAGGATCGCGACTCCCATGCGAATCAACGAGTCTCCTC ATTGTGATGAAACATCTCTTCGCCGATATGCAAGTCTTCTACTTCCTCCAGCTCAAACAGCGTATGAGCAGGCTGAACGCGATCGCACCTGGTG GATGACATTTATCTTGGAGAGATCTGTGACTGCTGCTACTACTTGGCCTAGT TCCATGGTGAATGAAGATATTACCGTGGAGTTGCCGTGTTTGCAGAGCAGTTTTGACTCCGCTTCTGGTGTTTTGGGTGGAAGCCAGAGCTTCCA GTCGCCTGACCTCCTGACAAACC ACCCACCCGAACATCGAGAT GGTTTGAGCTTCTTGATCAAGTCCCTCAAACTGCTTGGGGATGTAAACTGCTTCTTCAGGCGCTACTCTCGCGGCCGGCATAGCATTGC CGGCTATGTATCTAACCCTACTTTTCGCCTCTTACTTTCCCAAATCAACGCTTTCCGCATGTCATTCCCTCCCGAGTTTCGCCGGCCTACACAATCCTTACCCGGGCTTGGAGGGGCGAAAGTCCTGGATAGGGATCTGATCAACGCGCTTTGGATCACACATAG CGCGATTATGGGATTAGGAGAACCGTTGATTACTAGGGATTcgtggatggatgaaggTGCGCGTGTTACTCTCTCTGCCATCCGAGCGACACTTTCGCTACTCTATGACG TGACTTCGACGAGCTACGATCTTTCCCTGTTCTCGCCACATTGCACTTTTGTGTGGTCGCTCTCATGTCGGGGTCTCGTCAGGTTTATGGGGACTGCCCTGCAATCAGGCGATATGGTGTCTGCTTCTGTCTTTAGGTCTGAGATCGAAGTCTTCAG GATGGCATTGAAGAGGTACGGCGAACGCTTCCCAATTGGTATACGTCATCTCAAAGTAGTGGACGATCTActcaaggagatggaagtgagCCAGGTAACAGGATTGCCTCTAAGCATAGAATACGA CTGTCGTAAGACAAACTTAGGGGATCGTCCAATAGGAGTGTCAGTCACTGAAGAGACAGTGTCTTCTCAAGTTGTCACCCCAGAAACTTCGTCATCTGTCGGCGATCTTAGCTTCAGTGCGACAAGCGCATCTACATATCCTGATTCAACAAGCGCGAATGGCTCTTACACGGCTAGTAGACAAATTAACACCTCACAGGCGCCCAAGAACGTCAAGGCATCTTCGGTGGAAGGTCTTGGCATGAATGTGGCGGGCATGCCAGCGATTGCTGCTACTTCTCCTTTACTTATGAACCCTTCACCCGGTGAAGGGTTTGATATTTCAAGTTTCAGTTTTGACGTCAATAATGTGGTTGGAATGTTCGAGGGAGTCGAGGGGACTTTTATCGGAGCTGAATATGGATTGTGGACGTCATAG